A stretch of Amycolatopsis balhimycina FH 1894 DNA encodes these proteins:
- a CDS encoding class I SAM-dependent methyltransferase, with protein sequence MNDESRAAFFDSTAEHYDEDTFHASVAEALVEPLPDAPGLVLDVATGTGFAAYAALRLKPARVLAVDLSPAMVARAEAKTPTQDPDGRIEWRVGPAVPMPAEDHSADVVLCASSLHFLGAVAFADWLRVLKPGGRLAFSVVSGARFKPSGPFAGFVPRDLSFPLDEAGAAALASSAGFADVSARTFTVDGGDRVRSVFLVHATAPDLSGAATPL encoded by the coding sequence GTGAACGACGAATCCCGGGCCGCCTTCTTCGACAGCACGGCCGAGCACTACGACGAAGACACCTTCCACGCCTCGGTGGCGGAGGCCCTGGTCGAGCCGCTCCCCGACGCACCGGGACTCGTGCTCGACGTCGCCACCGGGACGGGCTTCGCGGCGTACGCGGCGCTACGGCTGAAACCCGCACGCGTGCTGGCTGTCGACCTGTCGCCGGCCATGGTCGCGCGGGCCGAGGCGAAGACGCCCACGCAGGACCCGGACGGGCGGATCGAGTGGCGTGTCGGGCCGGCGGTGCCGATGCCGGCCGAGGACCACTCGGCCGACGTCGTGCTGTGCGCTTCTTCGCTGCATTTCCTGGGCGCGGTGGCGTTCGCCGACTGGCTGCGGGTGCTGAAGCCGGGCGGACGGCTGGCGTTCTCGGTCGTGTCGGGAGCGCGGTTCAAGCCGTCCGGGCCGTTCGCGGGCTTCGTGCCGAGGGACCTGTCGTTCCCGCTCGACGAGGCCGGGGCCGCCGCGCTGGCCTCGTCGGCGGGGTTCGCGGACGTCTCGGCGCGGACGTTCACGGTCGACGGCGGCGATCGGGTCCGCAGCGTCTTCCTGGTGCACGCCACGGCTCCCGACCTCAGCGGTGCAGCGACGCCCCTTTGA
- a CDS encoding DUF2203 domain-containing protein, with product MGLFTVAEARDELARLRPALDELVRVRADAAELAASLRPGGRATGLGGLPEWKAAQARLDDLMTTVQRTGAELKGFAPLLIDFPAELDGTDVLLCWLEGDRELSWYHRADLGFPGRRPLKIAGRPG from the coding sequence ATGGGACTGTTCACCGTCGCGGAGGCACGGGACGAACTGGCGCGGCTGCGGCCGGCCCTCGACGAACTGGTGCGCGTCCGCGCCGACGCGGCCGAACTCGCGGCGTCGCTGCGGCCGGGTGGACGCGCCACCGGGCTGGGTGGCCTGCCGGAGTGGAAGGCCGCGCAGGCCCGCCTCGACGACCTGATGACGACCGTCCAGCGCACCGGCGCCGAGCTCAAGGGGTTCGCGCCGCTGCTGATCGACTTCCCCGCCGAACTGGACGGCACCGACGTGCTGCTGTGCTGGCTCGAAGGCGACCGCGAACTGAGCTGGTACCACCGCGCGGACCTGGGTTTCCCGGGCCGCCGTCCGCTGAAAATCGCTGGTCGGCCCGGCTAG
- a CDS encoding NADP-dependent isocitrate dehydrogenase has translation MAKIKVQGTVVELDGDEMTRIIWQFIKDKLIHPYLDVNLDYYDLGIEERDRTDDQVTVDSANAIKKHGVGVKCATITPDEARVEEFGLKKMWLSPNGTIRNILGGVIFREPIVIQNIPRLVPTWTKPIIIGRHAHGDQYKATNFKVPGPGKLTISYTPDDGSEPMEFQVAQFPEGGGVAMGMYNFRKSIEDFARASLQYGLDRGLPVYLSTKNTILKAYDGQFKDVFEEIFQAEFKADFDAKGISYEHRLIDDMVAAAMKWEGGYVWACKNYDGDVQSDTVAQGFGSLGLMTSVLRTPDGRTVEAEAAHGTVTRHYRQHQQGKPTSTNPIASIYAWTRGLEHRGKLDGNQELIGFANKLEQVVVETVESGQMTKDLALLIGKDQPWQTTEEFLATLDDNLAKKIAQG, from the coding sequence ATGGCCAAGATCAAGGTCCAGGGCACCGTCGTCGAACTCGACGGCGATGAGATGACCCGAATCATCTGGCAGTTCATCAAGGACAAGCTGATCCACCCGTACCTGGACGTGAACCTGGACTACTACGACCTGGGCATCGAGGAGCGGGACCGCACCGACGACCAGGTCACGGTCGACTCGGCGAACGCCATCAAGAAGCACGGCGTCGGCGTCAAGTGCGCCACCATCACCCCCGACGAAGCACGCGTCGAAGAGTTCGGCCTCAAGAAGATGTGGCTGTCCCCGAACGGGACCATCCGCAACATCCTCGGTGGCGTGATCTTCCGCGAGCCGATCGTCATCCAGAACATCCCGCGGCTGGTGCCGACGTGGACGAAGCCGATCATCATCGGCCGCCACGCCCACGGCGACCAGTACAAGGCCACCAACTTCAAGGTGCCCGGCCCGGGCAAGCTGACCATCAGCTACACCCCGGACGACGGCTCCGAGCCGATGGAGTTCCAGGTCGCGCAGTTCCCCGAGGGCGGCGGCGTCGCCATGGGGATGTACAACTTCAGGAAGTCCATCGAGGACTTCGCGCGCGCCTCGCTCCAGTACGGCCTCGACCGCGGCCTGCCGGTGTACCTCTCCACCAAGAACACCATCCTCAAGGCCTACGACGGCCAGTTCAAGGACGTGTTCGAGGAGATCTTCCAGGCCGAGTTCAAGGCCGACTTCGACGCCAAGGGCATCTCCTACGAGCACCGCCTGATCGACGACATGGTCGCCGCGGCGATGAAGTGGGAGGGCGGCTACGTCTGGGCGTGCAAGAACTACGACGGTGACGTCCAGTCCGACACGGTCGCGCAGGGCTTCGGCTCGCTCGGCCTGATGACGTCGGTGCTGCGCACGCCGGACGGCCGGACCGTCGAGGCCGAGGCCGCGCACGGCACGGTCACCCGGCACTACCGCCAGCACCAGCAGGGCAAGCCGACGTCGACGAACCCGATCGCGTCGATCTACGCCTGGACCCGGGGCCTCGAGCACCGCGGCAAGCTGGACGGCAACCAGGAGCTGATCGGCTTCGCGAACAAGCTGGAGCAGGTCGTCGTCGAGACCGTCGAGAGCGGCCAGATGACGAAGGACCTCGCGCTGCTCATCGGCAAGGACCAGCCGTGGCAGACGACCGAGGAGTTCCTCGCGACGCTGGACGACAACCTGGCGAAGAAGATCGCCCAGGGCTGA
- a CDS encoding TetR/AcrR family transcriptional regulator, protein MSPRAGLTTDAVVDLALTLVDEAGPDALTLAKVAERAGVAAPSLYKHVKNLADLRRLIDLKVVKEMTETLRTSATGREGGDAVAAIADAYRAYLRRHPNRSQALVTAPDESDTELSRATHAVAEVVFAVLRPFGFDHAQAVHGTRCLRAAVQGFAGLEASGGFGRPEDVDKSFEVLKTMLVQGLTAYARKAEK, encoded by the coding sequence ATGTCCCCTAGAGCCGGCCTGACCACCGACGCCGTGGTCGATCTCGCGCTGACCCTCGTCGACGAAGCCGGCCCGGACGCGCTCACCCTGGCCAAGGTCGCCGAACGCGCCGGGGTTGCCGCGCCCTCGCTCTACAAGCACGTCAAGAACCTCGCCGATCTCCGGCGGCTGATCGACCTCAAAGTCGTCAAAGAGATGACCGAAACGCTCCGCACCTCGGCCACCGGCCGCGAGGGCGGGGACGCCGTCGCCGCCATCGCCGACGCCTACCGCGCCTACCTGCGGCGGCACCCGAACCGCAGCCAGGCCCTCGTCACCGCTCCGGACGAAAGCGACACCGAACTCAGCCGGGCCACCCACGCCGTCGCGGAAGTCGTCTTCGCCGTGCTGCGGCCGTTCGGCTTCGACCACGCCCAGGCCGTGCACGGAACCCGGTGCCTCCGCGCCGCCGTCCAGGGCTTCGCCGGGCTCGAAGCGTCCGGCGGCTTCGGCCGCCCGGAAGACGTCGACAAGAGCTTCGAAGTCCTCAAAACCATGCTCGTCCAAGGCCTCACGGCCTACGCAAGGAAAGCAGAAAAATGA
- a CDS encoding exodeoxyribonuclease III, with translation MHGVLTVSTVNVNGLRAAAKKGFVEWLAATKADVVACQEVRAEASQLPAEVVEPGGWFSVHAPSAVKGRNGVAVYSRVEPEEVRVGFGEPEFEDSGRYLEVHLPNVVVASLYLPSGDVGTERQDEKERFMAAFLPYLVELRAKAAAAGREVVVAGDWNIAHDTVDLKNWRGNRKNSGFLPEERAWLGRVYTEAGFTDVQRRLDPEGPGPYTWWSYRGQAFDNDSGWRIDCQLATPGLAEKVVEVVVERAAAYDQRWSDHAPVTATYDIDFPG, from the coding sequence GTGCACGGCGTGCTGACCGTCTCCACCGTGAATGTCAACGGCCTCCGCGCCGCCGCCAAGAAGGGCTTCGTCGAGTGGCTCGCCGCCACGAAGGCCGACGTGGTCGCCTGCCAGGAGGTGCGCGCCGAAGCGAGCCAGCTGCCCGCGGAGGTCGTCGAGCCCGGCGGGTGGTTCTCGGTGCACGCGCCGTCGGCCGTGAAGGGGCGCAACGGCGTCGCCGTGTACAGCCGCGTCGAGCCCGAAGAGGTGCGCGTCGGCTTCGGGGAGCCCGAGTTCGAGGACAGCGGGCGCTACCTCGAGGTCCACCTGCCGAACGTCGTCGTCGCGAGCCTTTACCTGCCCAGCGGCGACGTCGGCACCGAACGCCAGGACGAGAAGGAACGCTTCATGGCCGCGTTCCTGCCCTACCTCGTCGAGCTGCGGGCGAAGGCCGCCGCGGCCGGACGGGAGGTCGTGGTCGCCGGGGACTGGAACATCGCCCATGACACCGTCGACCTCAAGAACTGGCGCGGCAACCGCAAGAACTCCGGCTTCCTGCCGGAGGAGCGCGCCTGGCTCGGCCGGGTCTACACCGAGGCCGGCTTCACCGACGTCCAGCGCCGGCTCGACCCCGAAGGCCCCGGCCCCTACACCTGGTGGTCCTACCGCGGCCAGGCGTTCGACAACGACTCCGGCTGGCGCATCGACTGCCAGCTCGCGACGCCCGGTCTCGCCGAGAAGGTCGTCGAAGTCGTGGTCGAGCGCGCGGCCGCCTACGACCAGCGCTGGTCCGACCACGCGCCGGTCACCGCCACCTACGACATCGACTTCCCCGGCTAG
- a CDS encoding cupin domain-containing protein, with protein sequence MTTNLETLLVRHDEAEQLGSTPDTMTLLADVSQTGGHLSTTRTTLSRGRDGATPHFHTSSAEMFFIVDGELQILSDEKVVTAGTGDMLFVPPHTTHAFGATERSGADVLIVFTPGVERFEYFRMIDRIRRGEAAPEEILASQDRFDNHFVDSATWRAARAVSV encoded by the coding sequence ATGACGACGAACCTCGAAACCCTGCTGGTCCGCCACGACGAAGCCGAGCAGCTCGGCTCGACGCCCGACACGATGACGCTGCTCGCCGACGTCTCCCAGACCGGCGGGCACCTCAGCACGACCCGCACCACCCTGAGCCGGGGACGCGACGGCGCGACGCCGCACTTCCACACGTCGTCGGCGGAAATGTTCTTCATCGTCGACGGCGAGCTGCAGATCCTCAGCGACGAGAAGGTCGTGACGGCCGGCACGGGCGACATGCTCTTCGTGCCGCCGCACACGACGCACGCCTTCGGCGCGACCGAGCGGTCGGGCGCGGACGTGCTGATCGTGTTCACACCCGGCGTCGAGCGCTTCGAGTACTTCCGGATGATCGACCGGATCCGGCGGGGCGAGGCCGCGCCGGAGGAGATCCTGGCGTCGCAGGACCGGTTCGACAACCACTTCGTGGACAGCGCGACCTGGCGCGCCGCCCGCGCCGTCTCCGTCTAG
- a CDS encoding MarR family winged helix-turn-helix transcriptional regulator, which translates to MTDEDAVDAVVSAWHRERPDLDLTAIGVAGRMGRLALVLGPAQERVFGKFGLQRGEFDVLAALRRSGPPYTLIPSELSTTLMLSRAGMTSRLDRLEKAGFVERALDPNDRRSFRVRLTGKGFEAVDAAMTEHTANVSELLSGLSGEELALLDEILRKLLRGLDPSA; encoded by the coding sequence GTGACTGACGAAGACGCTGTCGACGCCGTCGTGTCGGCGTGGCACCGCGAACGCCCCGACCTGGACCTGACCGCGATCGGCGTCGCCGGCCGGATGGGCAGGCTGGCGCTCGTGCTCGGCCCGGCCCAGGAGCGGGTGTTCGGCAAGTTCGGCCTGCAGCGCGGCGAGTTCGACGTCCTGGCCGCGCTTCGCCGGTCCGGGCCGCCCTACACGCTCATCCCGTCCGAGCTGTCGACGACGCTGATGCTGTCCCGGGCCGGCATGACCAGCCGTCTCGACCGGCTGGAGAAGGCCGGGTTCGTCGAGCGCGCGCTCGACCCGAACGACCGGCGCAGCTTCCGCGTCCGCTTGACCGGCAAGGGCTTCGAGGCCGTCGACGCCGCGATGACCGAGCACACCGCGAACGTGTCGGAGCTGCTGTCCGGCCTCTCCGGCGAAGAGCTGGCCCTGCTCGACGAAATCCTGCGCAAGCTCCTCCGCGGGCTCGATCCTTCGGCGTAG
- the trpS gene encoding tryptophan--tRNA ligase, with product MSEEQTVAERRPRVLSGIQPTADSFHLGNYLGALRQWVRLQDTHEPFYSVVDLHAITVEQDPKVLRQRTRVSAAQLLAIGIDPRRSALFVQSHVPEHAQLSWVLECQTGFGEAGRMTQFKDKSAKQGSDRSSVGLFTYPILQAADILLYQADAVPVGEDQRQHLELTRDLAQRFNNRLGKTFVVPEPYIIKDTAKIYDLQDPTSKMSKSSATANGLIELLEDPKRSAKKIRSAVTDTGREVVFDAENKAGVSNLLTIYSALTERTIADLEAAYEGKGYGDLKKDLGEVFVDWVTPIQDRVKSYLDDVAELDKILAAGAERAREVASKTLAKTYQRIGFLSPVR from the coding sequence GTGTCCGAAGAGCAGACCGTCGCAGAGCGCCGCCCGCGGGTCCTGTCCGGGATCCAGCCGACCGCCGACTCGTTCCATCTCGGCAACTACCTCGGCGCGCTGCGCCAGTGGGTGCGGCTGCAGGACACGCACGAGCCGTTCTACAGCGTGGTCGACCTGCACGCGATCACCGTCGAGCAGGACCCGAAGGTGCTGCGGCAGCGCACCCGCGTCTCGGCCGCGCAGCTGCTCGCGATCGGCATCGACCCGCGGCGCAGCGCCCTGTTCGTGCAGAGCCACGTACCGGAGCACGCCCAGCTGAGCTGGGTGCTGGAGTGCCAGACCGGCTTCGGCGAGGCCGGCCGGATGACGCAGTTCAAGGACAAGTCCGCGAAGCAGGGCTCCGACCGCTCGAGCGTCGGCCTCTTCACCTACCCGATCCTGCAGGCCGCGGACATCCTGCTGTACCAGGCCGACGCCGTCCCGGTCGGCGAGGACCAGCGCCAGCACCTGGAGCTGACGCGCGACCTCGCGCAGCGCTTCAACAACCGGCTGGGCAAGACGTTCGTCGTGCCCGAGCCGTACATCATCAAGGACACGGCGAAGATCTACGACCTGCAGGACCCGACGAGCAAGATGAGCAAGTCGTCGGCCACCGCGAACGGCCTGATCGAGCTGCTCGAGGACCCGAAGCGATCGGCGAAGAAGATCCGCTCGGCGGTCACCGACACCGGCCGCGAGGTGGTGTTCGACGCCGAGAACAAGGCGGGCGTCTCGAACCTGCTGACCATCTACTCGGCGCTGACCGAGCGGACGATCGCCGATCTCGAGGCCGCCTACGAGGGCAAGGGCTACGGCGACCTGAAGAAGGACCTCGGCGAGGTGTTCGTCGACTGGGTGACCCCGATCCAGGATCGCGTCAAGTCCTATTTGGACGATGTCGCGGAGCTGGACAAGATCCTGGCCGCGGGCGCCGAGCGGGCGCGCGAAGTGGCTTCGAAGACGCTGGCGAAGACGTACCAGCGGATCGGGTTCCTCTCGCCGGTGCGGTGA
- the yhjD gene encoding inner membrane protein YhjD → MAKEEKEKLLPRLRRKYPWLDHLIRANEAFTERYGNHYAAAITFFSVLSVFPLFMVAFAVVGLAVNHDKAIIAKITDGINNSVPAGLRELVNGIVSGALDSGSGVGIFGLLIALYSGIGWMSNLRDALTAQWGQEKRPQPFLKQTAKDLVALIGLGVALIVSFALTAVGGGVGQFLLELVGLEHATWAIFLLRVATIVLGLLANTLVFLWVIARLPREQVALRSAVKGAVFAAVGFVILQQVATVYLASVTKSPSAALFGPVIGLLVFANLVSRFLLLVTAWTATAKENQHEIVQPPPPVRLEQHVTVRRGPGLGAVAGAFGAGALLAWLGRRKP, encoded by the coding sequence GTGGCGAAAGAAGAGAAGGAAAAGCTCCTGCCGCGGTTGCGGCGGAAGTATCCGTGGCTCGATCACCTGATCCGGGCCAACGAGGCCTTCACCGAGCGGTACGGCAACCACTACGCCGCCGCCATCACCTTCTTCAGCGTGCTGTCGGTCTTTCCGCTGTTCATGGTGGCCTTCGCCGTGGTCGGGCTGGCCGTCAACCACGACAAGGCGATCATCGCCAAGATCACCGACGGCATCAACAACTCCGTGCCGGCGGGGCTGCGCGAGCTCGTGAACGGCATCGTCAGCGGCGCCCTCGACTCCGGCAGCGGTGTCGGGATCTTCGGTCTGCTGATCGCGCTCTACTCCGGCATCGGCTGGATGTCGAACCTCCGCGACGCGCTCACCGCGCAGTGGGGCCAGGAGAAGCGGCCGCAGCCGTTTCTCAAGCAGACGGCGAAGGACCTGGTCGCGCTGATCGGGCTCGGTGTCGCGCTCATCGTCTCCTTCGCGCTGACCGCCGTCGGGGGCGGGGTCGGGCAGTTCCTGCTCGAACTCGTCGGGCTCGAACACGCCACCTGGGCGATCTTCCTGCTCCGCGTGGCGACGATCGTCCTCGGCCTGCTCGCCAACACCCTCGTCTTCCTGTGGGTCATCGCGCGCCTGCCACGCGAGCAGGTCGCGCTGCGCAGCGCCGTCAAGGGGGCCGTCTTCGCCGCCGTCGGGTTCGTCATCCTGCAGCAGGTCGCCACCGTCTACCTGGCCAGCGTCACGAAGTCGCCGTCGGCCGCGCTGTTCGGCCCGGTCATCGGCCTGCTCGTGTTCGCCAACCTCGTGTCCCGCTTCCTCCTGCTCGTCACCGCGTGGACGGCGACGGCGAAGGAGAACCAGCACGAGATCGTCCAGCCCCCGCCGCCGGTGCGGCTCGAACAGCACGTCACCGTGCGGCGCGGGCCCGGCCTCGGTGCCGTCGCGGGTGCCTTCGGTGCCGGGGCGCTGCTCGCCTGGCTGGGGCGCCGCAAGCCTTGA
- a CDS encoding acyl-CoA dehydrogenase family protein codes for MPTPEELLDAARECAHLAKSLAPVTERHRALPPELVAKLTDAQLFRTGVPGYLGGPEAPPAVSLETAETIARGDASAGWCVSIAVTSSLLSAYAPRKCAEEVFGDPRTVAAGVWAPRGTGRPVDGGYVVTGRWAFCSGIPHADWLFAGFVHESVHYVAALPKAEIEVLDTWHTNGLRGTGSHDCVADELFVPDHRVFSVMGGPPAEAVALHRFPLFGFFALSVAAAALGNARGAIDDLVELASTRKPLGSSRSLAERSQTQAAVAEAEAALRAARLLFYASIDDAWQAAQGAEPVPDALKLGLRLAATHVTRTAAKVAESMYDLGGGAAIYETSPLQRRFRDAHTATAHFQVNPASYELSGKLLLGVPVRTEQL; via the coding sequence GTGCCGACGCCCGAAGAGTTGCTGGACGCCGCCCGCGAGTGTGCCCACCTCGCCAAGTCCCTTGCACCGGTCACCGAGCGGCACCGCGCCCTCCCACCCGAGCTGGTCGCGAAACTCACCGACGCGCAGCTCTTCCGCACCGGCGTCCCCGGCTACCTCGGCGGCCCCGAAGCGCCGCCCGCGGTCAGCCTCGAAACCGCCGAGACGATCGCGCGGGGCGACGCGTCCGCCGGCTGGTGCGTCTCGATCGCCGTGACGAGCAGCCTGCTGTCGGCCTACGCCCCGCGGAAGTGCGCCGAAGAGGTCTTCGGTGACCCGCGCACAGTCGCCGCCGGCGTCTGGGCGCCGCGAGGCACCGGCCGGCCGGTGGACGGCGGTTACGTCGTGACCGGGCGCTGGGCGTTCTGCAGTGGCATCCCGCACGCGGACTGGCTCTTCGCCGGGTTCGTGCACGAAAGCGTGCACTACGTTGCGGCACTGCCGAAGGCCGAGATCGAGGTACTCGACACCTGGCACACGAACGGCCTGCGCGGCACCGGCAGCCACGACTGCGTTGCCGACGAGCTGTTCGTCCCGGACCACCGCGTCTTCTCAGTGATGGGTGGGCCGCCCGCGGAAGCCGTTGCCCTGCACCGGTTTCCGCTCTTCGGGTTCTTCGCGCTGTCGGTCGCGGCGGCCGCGCTGGGCAACGCGCGCGGCGCGATCGACGACCTCGTCGAGCTCGCCTCGACGCGCAAGCCGCTCGGCTCCAGCCGGTCGCTGGCCGAACGGTCGCAGACCCAGGCCGCCGTCGCTGAGGCAGAAGCGGCTCTGCGCGCGGCGCGGCTGCTGTTCTACGCCAGTATCGACGACGCTTGGCAGGCCGCGCAGGGCGCCGAACCCGTGCCGGACGCGCTCAAGCTCGGCTTGCGGCTGGCCGCCACGCACGTCACGCGCACCGCCGCGAAGGTCGCCGAAAGCATGTACGACCTCGGCGGCGGCGCGGCGATCTACGAGACGTCACCCTTGCAGCGCCGGTTCCGCGACGCCCACACCGCGACAGCCCACTTCCAGGTCAACCCGGCCAGCTACGAGCTGTCCGGCAAGCTGCTGCTGGGCGTCCCGGTCCGCACGGAACAGCTGTGA